A window of Gossypium raimondii isolate GPD5lz chromosome 7, ASM2569854v1, whole genome shotgun sequence genomic DNA:
AAATTTTCACtctgtaattttatttttcttttagattCGTTAATCATATTCATTCACTGGTTCAAGGGATGactgctattttttttttaataataaatcggGTTCACTGCCTCAGCTTGGgtaaaggagaaaaaaattggaaattgTGGGATTGGATTGTTTAAAATTGggtaaataaattttcaaatttcaatttgatacttaaattcTTTTTTAGTCTTATTAACTACTTATATTTGGCTAACATTTATTTAGtactaatttgattaaaataatcaagTTCAAGTAGTTAATTAAGCATCAAGTTatcaccaaaaaatatttttagcttttaaaatttcaccCGATGAGACACCTATAGGATTATTCGTTTTGCATCACTTTTTGGGACTTCCTGGGGAAAAAAgtttgaatcataaaaataaaaaattaaatacttgaATTTACAATGCatcattttgatcaatattaaaaatcaaattagttAGATATATGATCTTCGATTTAATCAGTTGAttggatatatttttttataggcTACCAACTTTTGCCAAAAATCATGCAAATAATTGCCAACTAAAAGACACGAGCTATGTTCAACGCATTTTAATACCTATATATAAACTTTGTTTCTGCCTTTATTTCTCAAATCATCTTCCACCAAAAACCTTGAAATGTGAAAACATGTAAAATATCTTGGCATCAAACATTCCAAGATCAACTTACAGGCCATTTTTCAACAACAAGAAGCATTATCCCAGTTGCAAATCCGAAGAATAATCATTGGATAATATTTCAAACTGAACATACTTCATGTCTACATTAATATAGAACATAAAACTCATCTTCACTGCCTGACTGTATCTTGGCTCGCTTCAATTCTTCCTCCCTTCACATAGGATGATATGGTATCCATGTCTGCAATATTAAGAGCAAAAAAACCGAATAATAGTCaagagtttgaaaatttttatgtatgaaGCTGAATGGATGATGAAAATACATACGTAGATTTGAAAGGTGCACTGGTAGCTCCAATGACTGTGTTAAAGGCAACTTCCTGAAACGGACCAGCCATCTTACCCCGCGGAAACCATCCTAAATCTCCACCTTTCTTCCCTGAAGGGCATTCAGAATATTCTTGAGCTACCTGGAAAAAGATATGGCACATTTTTTATGAACACCAGAAATGAGTATTTAGATAAAACGAACCTCAATGATTCGTAGCAAGGATGACAAAGTCCCAAGTAAAAGTACATAACAGCATGAACACATTTAATTGATACTACAAATGCAATCATATAAGCACATACATATGGACTTTTGTAGGCTCACTTGGTACATATCCCAAAGTTCTATCAGAAAATCAACTTCAAAGACTTTATCATGCATGTGTGCCACGTATGCCTGCATGCTCAGGCTAGAGAAcgatattaaaacaaaaatagcaCAACCTACAAACCCTTTTTCACTGATTTTCAATCAGTGATTTTCATGTGATTCGTTGATAAAATACTATGCTACTAATAACCACTTCCGATATTTAACTGTATTCCTGATAAGATGATCTGTTTTCTACCTAAGTATCTTCGAAAATTCCGAAATCCATATATGTTCACCTTTGCAAATTCAGCTGGTGGGACCTTATCACCGTTGCTAAGCCAACCATCTTGCAGTTTCTTGTACGCTTCATTGATCTTCCCTTGCTTCTCGCACAAGATGTGCCTTGCTGcacaatcaaaagaaaataaagaacgaGAATTGTGTAAAAGATATGAAATGGAATAAAGTAACAATGCTTCTACGAAAAGGGTAACAGTAAAAAGAGACCTTTAACGTAAGTGCAGGTGCCAAGGCCATCTCCCTTCCCAGCTTTCCCTTTACCCTTTGAAGCACTTTCATCGCTTCCACCTCCAGCTTGTTTGCCCTTTCCCTTTGCTTCCTTTGATTTTGAGTCCTTCCCCATCACTCAAACCTaattataaaagtacaaattAGTGTAATTATTTGAGGGATCATGAAccacaaataaaaaatcataagaCTGAAAAAGCATTCAGCGCCAAGGAAGAAGTGACTTTCTTTAGTTCTCACTATGTTACTCCAACTCTTCATTTTCCTGAAGTAATTGTGTTAAACACACACATTCAACACTTACTAGGAAATTAGTAGTACCAATGTCCAACATGTACACCTGAGTCgaagtaaaataaatttcttgtGTTTGCTTCTTGATTATTTTTCTACTCACCGTTTTTGGACAAAAGGATTTTCTGTACTAAATTTGGCTTGTTTCTCTAgcaatttttaatattacaaaCAGTCCCAATACAAAAgcttttaaaagttacaagGGACTATAATTCTATCTTCCTCTCTTGTAAAACTGTTGgcaataaattacataaattatataatcaatGCCAGTGAACGAGAAGATCAATTTTTTGGTGAAGACGTGGAAATATTAATTCCACGAAATCAAATTGGCTAGGGTCTTCATAGATCTAACCATGTAcagttatgttatttttaatacttaaatggcatcaatatataataaatatatagaagTACGAGCttggaaaaacttttgaattgaaaaaaaataacttCAGGGTGAGTGATAGTAACCCATAGGAGTCCGGTTCGACACACACGTGATCATTTATTCTAAAAGTTTTTAGATATATTGATCCTACCCTGGTATCTATGTTCAAATATAAGTCAAATACAAATATcgaaccaaaagaaaatgagttCAAAAAACATGGTCCCGAAGAGGGGGATTCGGTGAAAAGGATAATTGTCTCCTATAATTTATCCCAAACAATAAGTTCCTATATCTTCACCCACTGTTTTCAGAACCAGCCTGGACCGGCTGATCGGACCGGGAATTGGTCCAGGTACCAGTATGGAATAAAGGGTTGGAAGGGTTGATCACAAACCAGTACAAGCCAGTTGAACCAGttttctgtttttcttaaattttatgttttttctattaatttattcaatcgaACCGGACAAACCAGTTGAACGGGAACCGGTGATCTGACCAGTTCAACCACCGGTCCAGTTCTAAAAACCTTGTCTATACCtattatattacttattttgTCCATCGGGAAAAAAACCATATGATTTTATACACTTCATTTCCAGCAAAACTCATCCAATATAAGTCATCCTAGTTATTGCGGTTAACTTCCTAATTCACTCTTACGAATCCAAAACTTTAGGGTACCCAATAACTCCAATTTCatcaacaatttatttacttttaccCTAACTCACTAACCTAATTCAATTCATCACAAGAGCAATTATatcaacatcaaaattaaacagtaaacaataacaacacaaaAAACCCGCAAATTACCCAAAAAACATCTGAAGGTAAAGGAAAAGGAGAGAAATTAACAAAGGCGAAAGTTTttattgaagaagaaagaattaaaaataagaagaaactGAAAAGAGATAAAAGAGAGGGATGTGGGTG
This region includes:
- the LOC105787682 gene encoding uncharacterized protein LOC105787682, which produces MGKDSKSKEAKGKGKQAGGGSDESASKGKGKAGKGDGLGTCTYVKARHILCEKQGKINEAYKKLQDGWLSNGDKVPPAEFAKVAQEYSECPSGKKGGDLGWFPRGKMAGPFQEVAFNTVIGATSAPFKSTHGYHIILCEGRKN